A genomic stretch from Hoplias malabaricus isolate fHopMal1 chromosome 4, fHopMal1.hap1, whole genome shotgun sequence includes:
- the adm2a gene encoding protein ADM2a: MKALLWLTVYCISLLPVKLQALNLGERLYFLTRLYKLRERSLINPESDLGSIKPAVSPHVLLDKTALWQALLFRNPPAPFEDPLSGFRVPSTSFHVREASTVQGEGPNQRALRSRRHIYIRGHRQQHHGQLMRVGCVLGTCQIQNLGHRLYQLVGQTGREDSAPMNPRNPHSYG, from the exons ATGAAGGCTCTTCTCTGGCTAACTGTGTATTGCATCAGCCTGCTGCCCGTGAAGCTCCAGGCGCTTAATCTGGGCGAAAG GTTGTACTTCTTGACAAGGCTATATAAACTGAGAGAAAGAAGTCTTATCAACCCAGAATCTGATCTAGGCTCTATTAAACCTGCTGTCAGTCCACATGTACTTTTGGATAAAACTGCTTTGTGGCAAGCCCTACTCTTCAGAAACCCACCTGCACCATTTGAGGATCCATTGAGTGGTTTCCGTGTCCCCAGCACCAGTTTCCATGTAAGAGAAGCATCCACTGTGCAAGGGGAGGGACCAAATCAGAGAGCTTTAAGAAGTCGTCGCCACATATACATACGGGGTCATCGTCAACAGCACCATGGACAGCTGATGCGTGTAGGATGTGTCCTGGGCACCTGTCAAATACAGAACCTTGGTCACCGCCTGTACCAGTTGGTGGGTCAGACTGGGCGTGAAGACTCTGCTCCCATGAACCCTCGCAATCCACATAGTTATGGATGA